The genomic region AGACATTACGGGATATAGCTTTCCAGATCCTTGCCCGCtgttttgtttctgcttACTCCCCTGAGCCATGTCTCGGGAAGGATTGCAACGCCTGTCAGGTGTATCGGAGGGTTCCCTTGGGCGTGGAAGCTCATGTTCCACCAATACAGGTTGCAGCCTGTTCGCGTTGAAGCTATACACTATCTATCAACCACATGCACTCATGCACTCAAGCAGTTCTGGGCATTTCTAAGAATGGTTGCATCTACGGATCTGCGGCTTATGTCTCGGCAGCTACTCTCATCCCGGAAGCAAGCCGGTAGACTATGACTGGTAACCGATGCAAAATCCTGACATTGCTAGAAACCCGCTGACGTTCATTCGACTAAACGCAAGCACACTTTCTTTTTTCAACTTCATCGACAGCCTTCGGCCATTTGAATAAGTTCCGCCGACGCCACTAAAACGTTGACAGCCTGCCGATCCGTATGGCGCACATACCACACCGACCTGCATCCATTGAGCCATCACCAGGCATCAGGGATCAAATTACAGCCATCCGTCGCACAGAATCAATAAAACAGAGTTTGGAGGCTCTGCCCCTGAATTGCCTAATATGGTAGAATGTTTCGATCCCTGTTCCCAGCCTCATAGCCCCCAAGCTTCACAAAGCCTGCATGGCTTGGGAATGCGGTACAAGCCGTGGGATCGTTTTACGATGTATGTCTTGGCTGTGACTAACCATTGACCAATAGCCGGTATGTTTCAATTGGCACATCACGATGCGCATAACACCTTTGCAAGTAGTCCTACATTGCCTTGTTACATTCTGTACCATTCACAGCTCGTCCCTGGCATGAGCCTCCTGGCCAGGATCTTCCATAgccatgatcttgacgacAAGACTAGTCCATCCAGTGAAGTGCTGTGTTCGCTGGCCGGCACCCGTATCGGGGTTGTACTGCTCCCAGGCGAAGCCTGTTTCTTCCCAACTCTTGTACACGGTGTCAACAAGGTTCTTACGGAGACGCCTGAACAGATCCTTCGCTTTACCCCTGTAGGGGCCTTCTTGCGAAGCAACGTTCTATATGCACGTGTTAGTCTTTGTACTACTTCGCCAAGGGATATCTGGGGGGAACCCTACCTGTAGTTGAGACAAAGCCAGGTAATTGATAGGCATCCAAACCGGGCTGCGCCAGTAGTTCTCGCCCGTGGCGTAGAACTCATCCTTTTTACTCAAGCTGCGAATGCCGTGGGGGCTCCAAAGGTGCTCCTCGTCACCGATCAGTTGAAGAATCTTGCCCAGCTTGGGGTCGTCAGCCTTCATCAGGCCGACCAGGAAAGGGAACAGGGAAATGTAGCCCTTGTGGCATACGAGTGCGTGTTCCTCGTAATCATCGATCGTTGCGTCACAATAGCAACCCTCCTTATCGGACCAGTGGAGATCATTGAGGTTGTGCTCGATGCCATCCAAGTTCTTCCTATACTCATTCACATCTTCGGCCATGCCGAGGGCGTCTGCGATGTTCATCAACGACTTTGTCATCAGCCCAACCCAGGACATGAGATCGACGTGCAGCTCGCCCGGCGAAGGGGGCTGGGGTCGAGGATAGTCGTCCAGGCCACTGGTGAGGATGTGAGTCTCAGTACGGCCCCTCCATCTGTAAGCTTCCTTGGTTGAGTATGCATCACGGTCATAGTTCTTTATGTCACCTCGCTGAGTTTTGCGGAACCAGTCGTATTGTTGTCTTAACAGGGGGTACAACCTTCGAAGATAGTTCTCGCCGAGCTCGATATTGTCGAGGTGAGCGGTTTGCAGAGGATCGGCCCCCAGAATACGTTCCTTTGCCTCGCGCTTCGTTCCGTTTGATGCGCGAAGACGCTCCATGAAGCCCTCGATGATAAGGAAGAGGGTAGGGGGGTTGGCATAATGTGGAAATTGCACTTGAAACTCAGGGGGGACTTTGCTCCGGGCCTCGTGACCTAGAATTTGTTCGCGCGCGATccagccatcttcatccataGTGTTGTACCAGCTCTTGACAATTTCAAGTGTGAGGTCAATATCCCAGTCGGCAATGGGAATCAGGTGAAATCCTTCATCCCACAGGAAACCACGGGGGAAGAAAGGGCGAGAAGGAACGCTGGTGAAAAGCTCATAGGGGCCTTCGAGTTCTGGCTGTGTGCGTGCCTTGGCTTGCGCGGCCTCCTCCCAGAACCCGTCGTTCTGCTCCTCATACTCAGGCGCATACGATCGATCAATTAGCTGGTGACCATGGAAGTACCCTATGCCGCCGATGAGGTTCGACAGCATGCTCTTGCCGAATTTCTTGTACTTCTCCTCTGTGAAAggctccttgagcttgaaggtgTTGGTGAAGCGCTCGTTGAAGATTTCTGAAGTCTTCTCGATCTGTTCAGTAACCTCCTCGGAAGTAAACTCCTTGCCTCCAGATCCCGATGAAAAGATGACATCGAACTCGAACGGTCCCTCGAAGGTCTTCTCGACTATATGGACGTTACCTTTTCCAGGCGCATGGGCAATACGGTACACCTGCCACGGTGGAGGCGGATCCGCCTGGTCAGCGTTCTGCTGCACGGGCGAAACGGCATCTTGAAGTTGCTTGAAGACAACGGGCTTGCCCTGCCAGGTGAGGTCGGCTGGGACCTCAGCACTCGAGACGATGGTT from Fusarium fujikuroi IMI 58289 draft genome, chromosome FFUJ_chr04 harbors:
- a CDS encoding related to ER glucosidase I, which produces MVKIAHWVSAATFALGVSAADDASSVLTAEIGRQNNQSLFWGPYKSNLYFGVRPRTPDGLWTGLMWGKVDNYHDIQNGFRYTCEQGEDMHGYGWDEYDARIGGVQSIHDKGNNIDLTTTFVKIPGGNHGGSWAARIKGELRDGAPKNTRTMLFYYIAQDGQGELAVEGEGTQYGFEDDVTLTGSSTALGDYKLLIKKGTGEHPSTDHKFLEDRHGDTTIVSSAEVPADLTWQGKPVVFKQLQDAVSPVQQNADQADPPPPWQVYRIAHAPGKGNVHIVEKTFEGPFEFDVIFSSGSGGKEFTSEEVTEQIEKTSEIFNERFTNTFKLKEPFTEEKYKKFGKSMLSNLIGGIGYFHGHQLIDRSYAPEYEEQNDGFWEEAAQAKARTQPELEGPYELFTSVPSRPFFPRGFLWDEGFHLIPIADWDIDLTLEIVKSWYNTMDEDGWIAREQILGHEARSKVPPEFQVQFPHYANPPTLFLIIEGFMERLRASNGTKREAKERILGADPLQTAHLDNIELGENYLRRLYPLLRQQYDWFRKTQRGDIKNYDRDAYSTKEAYRWRGRTETHILTSGLDDYPRPQPPSPGELHVDLMSWVGLMTKSLMNIADALGMAEDVNEYRKNLDGIEHNLNDLHWSDKEGCYCDATIDDYEEHALVCHKGYISLFPFLVGLMKADDPKLGKILQLIGDEEHLWSPHGIRSLSKKDEFYATGENYWRSPVWMPINYLALSQLQNVASQEGPYRGKAKDLFRRLRKNLVDTVYKSWEETGFAWEQYNPDTGAGQRTQHFTGWTSLVVKIMAMEDPGQEAHARDEL